The DNA sequence ttgtgaCTGTTTAGTCTTATTTTATAGATTGAACAGTCGGCAGAGCGACTCCAGACGTCTGAGCTGCTTCAACATTGAAAAAATTACAATGACAGAGCATGGTGTTTGGACAGTGACAGAATGCAGGCGCTTTAAATTCTGCACCTCTGGTGTGTTATCTTATCACAAATTTATGAATAGCTGTTTCCTCCGGAAGCTTACGAGTTGTGTCATTTTGCAGAGGGGTGAGTATGACAACATACCGTGATATTATTCATTATAATAGCCTCTAATAAGAAGGAAAAATATGTATTCCAGCCACGATTTTCTGAGCCATCACATTAACCTCAGTCGCTTTTAGCCGCTGCTTGTCGTGTCCAGAGCACGAGGACCCGGGTGAGTGCAATTCAGTCAGTGTACAGTACCTTGTCGTACCACGTgtacgcatgtgtgtgtgtagcctctgtctgtatctgGAGACCGGAAAAGTATGCAGCAGATCCAAATCTCTCAGGAAGGCCGCTTTAATCCCCTCTTGTGTTGCGTCCACATGAGACGGCCGCAAATGGAaatcaggctttttttttttgatggcgTCCCTCTCAGACAAAAGGCGAGAGGTGCTCAGCAGGAAGTCAGAGATTTGATCATCAGACTAAAGGCTGCTTTGTGGGCGTGCATAATTTTTCTGCTTGAAGTGTCTGACCAGCCTGATCATAAGTTGGTTTAACTTCTCTCTTTGATGCTGTAGACGTTCTttgaaaaagaagagaagagttaTTAATATATCAAAAGACTTGTTCAGCTCTCACGTCACAAAAcgcatacaaaaaaaaagtatggtcacaattttaaattttaaaaaaagacaaatgtaaTGTGAAAAGCATCCATCGTGTGTTCGTCTGTTGTGTTTCAGGGATCTTCGGCCAGAAGCTGGAGGAGACGGTGCGGTATGAGCGCCGCTTCGGGAACAAGCTGGCCCCCATGCTGGTAGAGCAGTGTGTGGATTTCATTCGGCAGCGGGGCCTTCGGGAAGAAGGTCTGTTCAGGCTGCCGGGGCAGGCCAACCTGGTCAAAGAGCTGCAGGACGCCTTCGACTGTGGAGAGAAACCCTCTTTTGATTGGTAAGCAGCGTTGGGAGGAGGTTGCAGCCTCATGCGGCACTAACAGACCAAacacatgtattttaatgtgacAGCTTTCATCCATAACTCAGGCTGACAGAGGAGTACATGAGTGATGAGTGaacacccacccccaccccttcctTCCTCACTTCCTCTGATGAGCATAGTTTACACCAGGATGTGCCTGTCAGCAGCCATGCCATACATCAACATCTCAGCGCCTCGTCCCAGAAAACACGGGCTACAAATTCAGCCGCCATTACAGTGTGTCagcatcacaatgaacacctcCCTCACCTTGTTGAGTCCCTCGTTAGCCctcgtaacctcctgcctgctTCACCAGCTGCCCCTCGTTGGCTGGTCTCCCAGCCTGCAGGAACCCGCTCGTCTTTTTGGCTGATCGTTGGAGCTGCTCGTTGCTCCGtcggccctgctgctgctgatcatgTCCTGTTTTCTTGCACTCATTCTGACCATATTGTGTGTGGCCACAGTGCGTACATAGCCTCTTCTGCAGACTTTAAAATGAaccaccactagatggcagtaaaAGCGACACACTGCCTAGCTTTCTGCCTATTGGTTAATCATTTCTTATgttcatttcaatcatgagagactcagcgaactgaatgagaaagatttattaagtacaaagtttgaatgtgcattggcgtcctagaccccattgtgaagaccacatccggaaaggggggaaaacgcaagaggagaggccgctggatcagaagatcccccccggggtctagacctggtggtggtggagagctggagggcaggagataggaggccttactggcgtggatctggtggtgcttggggtggaggagggttgccgggttcgatcagaagacagctggagaagagacggagacttttaaatttcgtgctaagctgtgattggtcaggagagggatggaaagcgacagctgattggtgagggaggtgctttctattaagcacctgactaagagagggggagcagaggagtgagggagagagattaggaagcggatagggataaatggtgactgatgggaaacagagtctttctgattgaacttacgctaagagctacattatTGATATGCTCCTCATAATAAACAGTTTTTGTGAGCTTCtcctcttgtttctccctcctgGCTTTTCCTGCAGGGAGCTTGGTGTTTGCCTCCATCCTTCATACATCGACCTGCTCACTGTTTCTTCCCTCCGTCTCTGCAGTAACACCGACGTGCACACTGTTGCCTCCCTGCTGAAGCTGTATCTCAGAGAGCTGCCCGAGCCCGTCATCCCCTTCCAGAAGTACGACGAGTTCCTGGCCTGCGCCAAGCTCCTCGGCAAAGATGATGAAACGGTGAGAAAGAGGCCTTAATGGCTTCCTTTGTACCTGTAGCTACCGACAAATTGCCTTTCACACACTTTACCCCTTtacatgaagttttttttttttttaggttgacTGAAAAGtttcactttctttcttctgtctggACTTCTGTGTGGCTTTTAGGCCACAGCAGATGTGACTGTTGTGTTTAGATTGACATGATGTCACCCTCTGTCTGCAGGGTATGAAGGAGCTGAGGCGGCTTTTGGAAAGTCTTCCTCCAGTGAACCACAACCTCCTCAAGTACATCTGCAGgtaaaaaggggggaaaaggtGGATTAAAATGGATATTTGAACCCTTATCAAACATTGATTACGTTTTCTTTCTGTCCTAGATTTCTTGATGAAGTCCAGTCATATTCAGGAGTGAATAAAATGAGCGTTCAGAACTTGGCCACAGTTTTTGGGCCAAATATATTGAGGCCAAAAATGGAGGATCCAGTTGCGATAATGGAAGGTGAGCATCAGCCACATGCTTTCAGTTTTAAAGCTGCTTATCTGAGGTCAGTAATATTCGCTTTTTAATGCTTTCAGGTACTGTTCTGGTCCAGCAGCTCATGTCTGTTTTGATTGGCCGCCACGACGTGCTGTTCCCCCGAGACGCGGACAGCCCCACAGCCCTCGAGCTcgtgaacaacaacaacattgagCTGCCACGACGacaagcagcaacaacaactacGTCCACCGCAGTGTCCCAGAATGcagagaacaacaacacacaggtgGTGCGGCAGTGTGTCTGGGAAGCCTCCGAGTCTCCTCCACACCGCGCGGACAACAGCGGCTCTCCGCGATCAGCGAGTCCTCGTAATGGTGTCATAGGACGCTTCGACATCACCCGCAGTCCACCGCTGACTATCAAAAAGAACCCTGCCTTCAGCAAAGGCAGTGGCATCGTTACAAAtggctccttcagctcctcgCCCTCCTCGGATCCCAACACAGACAAAAGCCAGACTGTGAGTGGAGGTGGGAGTTTACCCGTGCGTCGCAGTGGGACGCTCAAAGGCTCAGGCACAAAAATGGGCACCAGCGGTGTGACGAGTGTGAACAGCAGCGTGGGGAGCGGGACTGGAGCTGTGCGCATGGGGGTTTCTGGCACGGACATGGTGACGGGGATCCTGAACAGCCGCAACGGTCTTTGGGTACCAAACGGCTGCGTCATGTTGCGGGACAACAACAAAACGCGCGACAGCTCCAACGCGGATCAAACGACCAATCAGAATCGCCTGTCCACGTACGACAACGTCCAGTTAAACCATCagaacctgcagcagcagcagaaccagaTCACCTGTCTGAACACCAGCTGTGAGGACAAGCAGAgcgtggacagcgccacctggtccacctcctcctgcgAAATCTCTCTCCCAGACAACTCCACCTCCTGCcgctcctccaccaccacctgccCAGAGCAGGACTTCTACGGGGGCCACTTTGAAGACCTGGATGGACCGACACAGGATAATGAGCCTCCtcagtcaggaggaggaggtgatggaggagaaggaagaaacAGCAACAGAGAAGGAAGTGGAGACGGAGCAGGACGGAGCAGCCGGGGCACCAGCAGCAGTGATAACAGCGACGGGTTCACAGCTGGTAATGGACCAGGCAGCCACAGTGCTCTGCACAGTCTGGTGGCCAGTCTCAAACAGGAGATGCACAAGCAAAAGACCGAGTATGAGGCCAGGATAAAGAGGTAGGGACGTGACGTTTTAATGTGGCAGAGCCCTCAAACGGCAGCGACTGCAACCGTTTTCTCTCTAATCCTGTGTGACCCTCCTTTTGCAGCTTGGAGCAGCGTAACCTGGAGCTGGAGACGGAGATGTTGAGCCTCCacgaggagctggaccaggagaggaagaagtacaCCATGGCAGAGATCAAGCTGCGCAACGCCGAGCGCGCCAAGGATGACGCCGAGCGGCGGAACCAGATGCTGCAGAAGGAGATGGAACAGTTCTTCTCCACCTTTAGTGACCTCACCGCCACTGGCAACACCCCAGCCGGCGACCCCCGCCGACCTGACCGCAACAACCCCATCTGGATACAGTGAAGCCTGgctaaagagacagagaggactgGAAACGGTTGTTTTTATTATACAATGTGAACATTACAGGGACTCCAAGCAGGATTTGGCAAATCTGGAAATGATTggcatgtttttaatttaagaaATAGGAGGTGTAAGGCTAATGTTAGCCGCCTGTATAAATGTAGACATCACCTGGAGTGATGGTAGAGTCACTAATGTGTATATAGCATTATTTAATGTGGTGCTTACTCATCTGACTGGAAAGGGACAGCACGCCACCATCTGTGAGGACAGCACGGTACTATTTCACGTTAGCTCGTAGGGCTAGTTCGACGGAAAAACTTGGACTTGGAACACAACACCAAACTCCTCcctgtctatatatatatatatatgttttaacATTTAACCAAAAAACATCCTGTTAAGTGTAATTCTGTGTCTGCTACGTGTACATAGAGGGAAACAatgcagagaagaagagctTAAATGTTGAGCAGATATTTAAAGCTTTCaatgatattttatattttcctTGCACTTACATGTAGGTACTGaatgtcagtcagtcagtgtgtgtgtgtgtgtgtcattgaatTTGGAGAGTATGCTGTAAATGTGGCCCCATGCTTCTGTGCTGTTGCATTTACCCAtgaccaaacaaacaaagaaaaaaacaagcctgtactgtaaatattttCTAGGTCATCGTAGACGCTTGTTGT is a window from the Parambassis ranga chromosome 12, fParRan2.1, whole genome shotgun sequence genome containing:
- the arhgap24 gene encoding rho GTPase-activating protein 24 isoform X2 codes for the protein MDLNSNPGGDRERMTANHETYLLMASTQNDMEDWVKTIRRVIWAPFGGGIFGQKLEETVRYERRFGNKLAPMLVEQCVDFIRQRGLREEGLFRLPGQANLVKELQDAFDCGEKPSFDCNTDVHTVASLLKLYLRELPEPVIPFQKYDEFLACAKLLGKDDETGMKELRRLLESLPPVNHNLLKYICRFLDEVQSYSGVNKMSVQNLATVFGPNILRPKMEDPVAIMEGTVLVQQLMSVLIGRHDVLFPRDADSPTALELVNNNNIELPRRQAATTTTSTAVSQNAENNNTQVVRQCVWEASESPPHRADNSGSPRSASPRNGVIGRFDITRSPPLTIKKNPAFSKGSGIVTNGSFSSSPSSDPNTDKSQTVSGGGSLPVRRSGTLKGSGTKMGTSGVTSVNSSVGSGTGAVRMGVSGTDMVTGILNSRNGLWVPNGCVMLRDNNKTRDSSNADQTTNQNRLSTYDNVQLNHQNLQQQQNQITCLNTSCEDKQSVDSATWSTSSCEISLPDNSTSCRSSTTTCPEQDFYGGHFEDLDGPTQDNEPPQSGGGGDGGEGRNSNREGSGDGAGRSSRGTSSSDNSDGFTAGNGPGSHSALHSLVASLKQEMHKQKTEYEARIKSLEQRNLELETEMLSLHEELDQERKKYTMAEIKLRNAERAKDDAERRNQMLQKEMEQFFSTFSDLTATGNTPAGDPRRPDRNNPIWIQ
- the arhgap24 gene encoding rho GTPase-activating protein 24 isoform X3, translated to MTANHETYLLMASTQNDMEDWVKTIRRVIWAPFGGGIFGQKLEETVRYERRFGNKLAPMLVEQCVDFIRQRGLREEGLFRLPGQANLVKELQDAFDCGEKPSFDCNTDVHTVASLLKLYLRELPEPVIPFQKYDEFLACAKLLGKDDETGMKELRRLLESLPPVNHNLLKYICRFLDEVQSYSGVNKMSVQNLATVFGPNILRPKMEDPVAIMEGTVLVQQLMSVLIGRHDVLFPRDADSPTALELVNNNNIELPRRQAATTTTSTAVSQNAENNNTQVVRQCVWEASESPPHRADNSGSPRSASPRNGVIGRFDITRSPPLTIKKNPAFSKGSGIVTNGSFSSSPSSDPNTDKSQTVSGGGSLPVRRSGTLKGSGTKMGTSGVTSVNSSVGSGTGAVRMGVSGTDMVTGILNSRNGLWVPNGCVMLRDNNKTRDSSNADQTTNQNRLSTYDNVQLNHQNLQQQQNQITCLNTSCEDKQSVDSATWSTSSCEISLPDNSTSCRSSTTTCPEQDFYGGHFEDLDGPTQDNEPPQSGGGGDGGEGRNSNREGSGDGAGRSSRGTSSSDNSDGFTAGNGPGSHSALHSLVASLKQEMHKQKTEYEARIKSLEQRNLELETEMLSLHEELDQERKKYTMAEIKLRNAERAKDDAERRNQMLQKEMEQFFSTFSDLTATGNTPAGDPRRPDRNNPIWIQ
- the arhgap24 gene encoding rho GTPase-activating protein 24 isoform X1, with the translated sequence MNDQCVSHSSPQRSAAQASTEVQRPNVIRCGWLRKQGGFVKTWHSRWFVLRGDQLCYYKDEEETKALGSIFLPGNKVTEHPTSGDEGGKFLFEVIPGGDRERMTANHETYLLMASTQNDMEDWVKTIRRVIWAPFGGGIFGQKLEETVRYERRFGNKLAPMLVEQCVDFIRQRGLREEGLFRLPGQANLVKELQDAFDCGEKPSFDCNTDVHTVASLLKLYLRELPEPVIPFQKYDEFLACAKLLGKDDETGMKELRRLLESLPPVNHNLLKYICRFLDEVQSYSGVNKMSVQNLATVFGPNILRPKMEDPVAIMEGTVLVQQLMSVLIGRHDVLFPRDADSPTALELVNNNNIELPRRQAATTTTSTAVSQNAENNNTQVVRQCVWEASESPPHRADNSGSPRSASPRNGVIGRFDITRSPPLTIKKNPAFSKGSGIVTNGSFSSSPSSDPNTDKSQTVSGGGSLPVRRSGTLKGSGTKMGTSGVTSVNSSVGSGTGAVRMGVSGTDMVTGILNSRNGLWVPNGCVMLRDNNKTRDSSNADQTTNQNRLSTYDNVQLNHQNLQQQQNQITCLNTSCEDKQSVDSATWSTSSCEISLPDNSTSCRSSTTTCPEQDFYGGHFEDLDGPTQDNEPPQSGGGGDGGEGRNSNREGSGDGAGRSSRGTSSSDNSDGFTAGNGPGSHSALHSLVASLKQEMHKQKTEYEARIKSLEQRNLELETEMLSLHEELDQERKKYTMAEIKLRNAERAKDDAERRNQMLQKEMEQFFSTFSDLTATGNTPAGDPRRPDRNNPIWIQ